Proteins from a genomic interval of Medicago truncatula cultivar Jemalong A17 chromosome 3, MtrunA17r5.0-ANR, whole genome shotgun sequence:
- the LOC25489154 gene encoding uncharacterized protein ycf20, with product MTHSMSLISIGLGFSQIPKTKVGVCGRFNPRSSARLRIQAVQENGGSRRLVDIIRLVPDLSKNYFRRPSRRTLFGGIALLGGFYVAQTISLSFGALAVNDVIAAVVCVLLTEYVTKFYYSRPKITFPVALLNNFKMGFTYGLFIDAFKLAS from the coding sequence ATGACGCATTCGATGAGCTTGATCTCTATAGGCCTCGGATTCAGTCAAATTCCAAAAACTAAAGTCGGTGTATGTGGAAGGTTCAATCCAAGATCTTCAGCACGGCTTCGGATTCAGGCTGTGCAAGAAAACGGTGGATCACGGAGACTAGTGGACATTATTAGACTCGTGCCTGACCTCTCAAAGAATTACTTTAGGAGGCCTTCTCGCAGGACTTTGTTTGGTGGAATCGCCTTGTTGGGTGGATTTTATGTTGCGCAAACGATCTCACTCTCTTTTGGAGCTCTAGCAGTCAATGATGTCATTGCTGCGGTGGTATGTGTTCTTCTTACTGAGTATGTGACCAAGTTCTATTACAGCCGGCCAAAAATTACTTTCCCTGTTGCTCTTCTCAACAATTTCAAAATGGGTTTCACTTATGGACTTTTCATTGATGCCTTTAAGCTTGCAAGTTGA